A genomic region of Miscanthus floridulus cultivar M001 chromosome 3, ASM1932011v1, whole genome shotgun sequence contains the following coding sequences:
- the LOC136544415 gene encoding syntaxin-132-like: MNHLLTDSFERDEKPERERDIELQQIFADMAVLVDAQGEVLDDIENQVQNAVNHVVTGTEALREAKSYRKKSRKCMMIAISILLVIVIIVVLSILKPWAKSK, translated from the exons GATTCCTTTGAGAGGGATGAGAAGCCAGAAAGGGAGAGGGACATTGAACTGCAGCAG ATTTTTGCAGACATGGCAGTACTCGTTGATGCACAAGGAGAGGTTCTAGACGACATAGAGAATCAG GTTCAAAATGCTGTGAACCATGTGGTAACTGGTACTGAAGCGCTCCGCGAAGCAAAGAGCTATCGGAAGAAGTCGAGAAAGTGCATGATGATTGCGATTAGCATTCTGCTGGTAATTGTCATCATAGTTGTGCTTTCGATTCTAAAGCCATGGGCTAAATCTAAGTAA
- the LOC136546875 gene encoding uncharacterized protein produces MATDVLRAHNILMPVPQRIRAAAAAHRRSAGSGNHHPGASTRRSPPAGTSSPAAGRRHHGRKARPTAEVYTGPAFSTSPDPSSLPLPQFSARKAVDAAAAAAAATRDLRLILRLE; encoded by the coding sequence ATGGCGACCGATGTGTTGCGCGCGCACAACATCCTGATGCCGGTGCCGCAGAGGATccgggccgcggcggcggcgcaccgGAGGTCTGCTGGTAGCGGCAACCACCACCCTGGCGCCTCCACGAGGAGGTCGCCGCCAGCTGGGACATCGTCTCCTGCGGCGGGCCGGAGACACCACGGCAGGAAGGCGAGGCCTACAGCGGAGGTGTACACCGGGCCGGCGTTCTCGACGTCCCCCGACCCGAGCTCGCTGCCGCTACCGCAGTTCTCCGCTAGAAAGGCCGTcgacgcggccgccgccgccgctgccgcgacGCGCGACCTCAGGCTTATCCTGCGGCTGGAGTAG